In the Anomalospiza imberbis isolate Cuckoo-Finch-1a 21T00152 chromosome 3, ASM3175350v1, whole genome shotgun sequence genome, CAGGTGAGGGGTCGGGGGGATTGGCGGGGCTCCCCCAGGTGAGGGGTCGGGGTAGTTTAGGGGCTCCCCCAGGTGAGGGGTCGGGGTAGTTTGGGGGCTCCCCCAGGTGAGGGGTCGGGGGGATTGGCGGGGCTCCCGCCGCCGGGACCCCGCGGGGCGCTCCCTGCCTTTGCCGCTGTCCGCGCCCGTGGTGCTGAACGGCGGAGCCCGGCCCGGGCCCCTCTCGTTTCCTCCGGGACGAACTGCGGGATTAAGGCTGCAGTAATCGCGGCCGGATTAACTCCCTGGAATCCGGCTGCAATCTGAGCAGCTGCAAATGTCCCCCGAACCGGGATATGGGGCGGGTTGATGGAGTGGAGGCGGGGGGGAAGAAGAGGGGGGAAAGGCATCAACCGCCCAGATGCTACGCCGAGATTAATgggagggaaaataaataatcaaGTGTCTCATCCGCTGCttttgggaagggctgggctggctgggatcCGGcagcccctcctcttccttctccctcctcctcttcctctccctcgCTCCCGGCCAGCCGCCTTTCCTCGGAGGGGGCGAGACGCGCGCAGAGCCCGCAGGCCCCTCCGGCCGCAAGCGATGGGCGACATCCCCGGCCTCGTGAAAATCAGCGTCTCCCTCAAGATCCAGCCCAACGACGGGGCCGTGTATTTCAAGGTGGACGGGCAGCGCTTCGGTCAGAACCGCACCATCAAGCTGCTGACCGGGGCCAAGTACAAGATCGAGGTGTCCCTCCGACCCGGCACCGTCCAGGCCACGTAAGTGCGGCCGTCCTCCTCAGGGCGGCTCCCCCGgccctcttctccctcccgGCTGCTTTATTTTTAGACGTTTAATGTTTTTTCCTGGCAGGCTGACAGCGCAGGGTTTCCGTGATTTCTCCCTCCCCGCCCTTTTACTTCGGTGGCCCCGTTTCTGGGTCCCTCGCCAGCTGTTCCCTGTGCTCcgcctggctgggctggggggaggccACGGGTGGGAATCGCtgccttccctctccctccccacctTCTCCCGGAGATTTTTCAAGCCCAGctccttttctccctccttccccgcGGTTTTCGCTGGAGGAAGAAGCTCCTCCTACACAATGCCCAAGCCTCGCTGCGGCGTGGcaaagcagggacagggaccagatggggaagcagctctgggtgGAGGGGCAGCCCCGCCGAAGAGATTCGACTAACCTCTCCCTATCCATTCGAAATCAGATCCCGCCTGCCTCTCCTTTCTACTCCTTCCCTGGGTGACTGCAGATCCCTGGCATATTTCAGGAGCCCCAATGAGTCAGCAGCACATGCAGGTCTGCTAAAGTCCCTGAAGCTTTTCCCCAGCACAGAGGCTACCAGGCTGCAAACCCACGTGCTGGCTCCAAACTGCCAAGGAAGGGGGAATTCAGGGCTGTAAAAGGCTGGATCCTGTCTTTTTGTAGGACCATGGGCATCGGCGGTGTCAATGTCCCACTGGAGGAGAAATCACGGGATGCACAAGTGGCCTCTTACACGGGGATCTACGACACAGAAGGGGTGCCCCATACCAAAAGTGGGGAGAGACAGCCCATCCAAGTCAACATGCAGGTACGTGGTTCTCCAAGCCTGCAATGAGAGGACgagggagggcagcaggggGTTGACTCCCAGGGAGAATGTGGCGAAATATTCCAGGGCAAAGTCTGGTCgcagctgctgccttcctctTTGCTTTGTGTCACTAAGGTCGCTGGCCAGAACGTAGCTGGAAAATACAAATCCTGCTGCCTTCTCTCCCAAGAAAACAGCAAAGGTCAGGAGGAAGTAGAAGGTTTTCTAGAAACCTGCAAAACTCTTTGGGGTGCTGCAGCACAAAGAATTGTGAGCTGAACATCCCACCCCTTCTATAGGACATACTATACATAGCAGGCAGATCCCACCGAGGCTGTTGGCTAGAAATCCAATCCCTTGGCATACAGGGACCCTCTTTTGCCTGGCAGCACCATTTTTTTTGGCACAGAACATGCCCCAAGCACAAGGGGTGACTGCTCTCCCCTTCCATCTGTCACCCTAAGCATGCCTGAGGACTTGCCAGAGACTCAAAGCATGCATGAGAACAACACCCAAGGCtgtcttctctcttttcccatATGTTTCCATTATCTGCACCTACAAACCTAAGTTCACTTTTAAGTGGCTCCTCACCCCAGTCTTAAAGAGAGAGGCTCCATGGCCCCAAAGTGAGATGACAAAAGCTCCAGCCCACAAGGCAGCAGAGCTCACAGAAGACATGAAGAGCAGCAGGCAGATTTCCACAGCACTCTTTGGGTGGTATGCTCAGTTTTggcagtttgtttttttcttctcctgattATAGCTGTGAGGGATTCCTGCTGTTTATTCCATGTCTTCTGTACCAAAAAAAGGAATCAAGGTAGTAAACCATCTTTATCTGAAGCTCTCTTAAGAATCTGTTCCAGCTTATACAAGCCCACCAGATTTCAGAATTTTATGACATTTGCTTACTGCACACAAGATTTCATATTGctcttgagtatttttttttctggaatcaTAGTTCAGCATAGCAATCCCCTTCTGAATAAGAACTGTAACATCTCCATTTGGTGTTTCTAATAATTACAGTGTGTCTAACTTAATTTTGGAGACTACATCACATTACTATTTCATAATCTTAGGTTATTAAGACTAATATAGAGGACTACATTATTCACTTTTCTATACAGCCACCTCCTTTTAACACCCAGGAAAATGAAACACAGTATTATTTCACAACAAGCTGAGCATAGCTGCTGGATGCCACTGTTGATCACTGTAGTTGTATTTCACCTTGCACCAGGAGGAGAAAGGACAGCATTCCCAAAAAACCATCTGCTTTGACTAAGGCATCCCTGTTTTGCTGGTCACCTTTACCCTGAAGCGCAGCACTGATGTGAACTCTGAAAATCTAGAAGTTTAACTTTTCCTTTGGAGAAAACCAAGTCAAATCACAGATGAAATGTAAAGAGGGTCTGACTTTCAGCTACAAGCTCTGGCATGGTTTGTTGCAGCATCAGAATGAGTAGCCACAATATTTGCCCAAAGAGCTGCTTTTACAGATCAGATCCTGGGATATTAACCATGAAGCTAATAGGATTTTCAAGCATTAAGCAGGTCCTTAATTCCTTTTAGGAACTGATCTTGATAGATAGGTTCATCAGTACAGACTTAGATACCCACAAATTATACTTTCAAGTATTAAATATAGGCAACTCAACAGGGATTTACATGTTTAACTCATCATTTAGCTGCTTAGCTAAGCAGAGCTGTAGCAGATTTAGGGAACAAGCCTCAGATACCCCAGTCTGAAAACTGCTTTGGATACCTACTTCCTGAATCTTCAAAACTGAGCTTATTGCAAACAGCTTTAAATTTTCCTATTTCCTTCAACTATGAGGAACTTCTGCCTCCACTTCCTTTTCTAGAACAGACAGAATCCCCATGCATCCTGTGGTGATAAGGACACTATTTTAGGCATAAAACCTGAATTTACATTAGAAATAGATTGTGAGATCAGTCCTGCAGTCAAAACCAAGCTCAGCGGAGTAGCCAGGATTCACCTGCAGGAGCCATGGGAATTCAGGGGAACTCTGAGGATGCAGAATGTTCATTATGCCACAGAGCTTCTGCACGTGCTAAGTACTGGGCTAGGGGAGGCACATGATAGTAGAAAAGCTctgcaattaattttttccttctcctggaaATCCACAGCAGTCAAACTTCTTAGGGTAGCTCAGCAAACTGGGTCattgaaggaaaattaaatttgctttcttcatttatCTTTTTGAAATTCAGATCCTTCATACattaatgaaatgaaattatgcTCTTGTGTCATATCACCTTCTACAAATGTTATTAGaaatgccttttcttccttAGTTTCTGCACTGAGGGTGGCTGATTCTCCTCTCTGACAAGTTTTGTGGACTGTGCACAGTAATATCCAATGTGCTTAACCTTTACTGTCTTGCATTATAAGTGTAACAGGACTGCTATCAAAGAtgattgattaaaaaaaagttcttaattAAGGTTTTAGTTGCTGGGAGAGATAAGATAGCCTGTACATGTGATTCTTTCTTAGTCAAAGGAAGTGGCAGAAATGTTTCAGTTACTCCTTCAAGGTAACACTTGTAACTGGAGCGAATAAAACCCCTCCACTTACAGCACACAGCAACTTCTGCTATTGTCAAGGCTAAATTTAACTCACCACGGTGGGCAGAGGGAAGGTTTAAAGTAATGGCTGTTACACAGCAGCACCTTACAAACCACATCTTGAATttcaaaaaaacaacaacaaatgtATCCTTCTGAAAAATCTGGGTACAGAAGACTCTGCTTGTAAATCAGGAACAACTTCTCTGTAAAAGGGCTTTCATACTGATTTTGCAAGTGTGATTATAGCAGGCAGATGATCAAAGATCAGCTCCCAGGCACATGATACGAATGGAAAACAGTCAAGTGAAGAAGCTGTCATTAAAGTGAGTGATGGAAATactgaaagggaaaaagtaCTGAAGAATGGTGCCATTCAGTAGCACTGAATTCACTATTTCGCATCTTCTAACAACATAACACAATCAACAAGCCATACTGGCTTAGGACCAATGGCAATACATACAGGCTTCACACCCCCACTTGAGATTCTCTGCAATGTCTTAAGGCATAGGAAGTCAAATTTTCCATTACCATTAAAACTGAAATCATAATTTATGCTTGAAAGTCTCACTGATGTTTTTCTGATGTTGTACAGGTGTCTAGGAGtggcataaagaaaaaaagcaaaagaaccTTTATTTTACAGAACTTTTTTAATATAGCCACAGAACTTTTATTATAGCCACAGTCTCATTCACTTCAAAGCTGCATGCACAGACAATTTAAAGTCAATGTCTCACTACTTTGCTGTATTAGACACTTATCTGCTAAACAGACTGATTATCTCTTTACTAGCTCCTATTACTCAGCTGCACTGTCACAGTCCAACTAGCAGTTACAGATAGGCACACAGAAATTCTCTTGCTCAAGTCTCATTTAAAATGTGGAATAGAATCCCAGGAAAGTAGTAAGTGGTGTGCAAGAGCAGCACACTCAGTCAATACACTACAAATACAAGACTCCAAAATGCAGATACATTAATAGTTTCAGactgaagagaagaaaaatcttccCAATCCAAACTGCAGCCTCTAGGTATGGTATAAAGGTAAAGTGATGGTCTGATTCACTGCAGATCAATGGTACATGATCTACAGTATATACAAGCTGTGTCATCTTAAGAAAGATTATGGCTTTGATTCTTGTTGTTAGTAACATTTGTCCATGTGGCAACTTGAATATTTTTACTCCCTCGCCTATCCCAGCTGTGAGTGCAAGAGGACAGTGCACGCAGGATCTGATTCTTCATGTATTATGTATGGCTAAACATAAAACACTTTCTGATTGCTAGAGCAGGTTTTACAGGTCTTCGATTTATTGATCTGAGGAACAATGATCCTTATATCAGGTGTTCTATgttctgcagcttcacaagtgCTATTTCTCAGGATGAGAGAGAAACCAACAAAACAATCAGCGCACTAACACTGGTATTCCCTCTTCCTCACAGTTTAATGATATTGGCGTTTTTGAGACAGTCTGGCAAGTGAAATTCTACAACTACCACAAACGGGATCACTGCCAATGGGGAAACAGCTTTGGCAGCATTGAGTACGAATGCAAACCGAATGAAACACGCAGTCTCATGTGGATCAATAAAGAGACCTTCCACTGAAGAGATGGGAAACCAATACTGCTGGACAATCTCCCTAAAGAAAAATCTACCTTTTTAAACCAGCAAGAAGCCTTAACAAAGGCATACTGTAACACTGCTTTGTCCATAAGGTTCCAGCAACTACATTGTATATACAGGTGGTGCCACTAAAATATTTGCCTATTACTGTATTTTAAGTTTACCATGGCATCTGCAACATTCTTTATCTGTCACCCTGAGAATACTGAAAGGTTCACGGTAAAGGATTATCTGATAGCTTGGTAGGAAGTCATATCATAATACTGTTGTAAGTATTTGGATTATTCTGACTAGATGTAACAACTGTGAAGTGTTTTGCTTCATTGCTTAGAATTTGGATTAACATCACATTGGTGATTTCTGTATTTACATTTGTGTTTGCTCCAAAATCGGTGTGTTCCTTCAAGCATTTTGTCATACTGTCCTCCCAGTGGacaccaaaaattaaaaatatggttATTTGTAGGTTTAGCTAAATGGCAGCTAATGCACTGTTGGTATTGTGCTTTCATACCAAGGGATTTGGGAACTCATTCTCTCTTTTGTTAAGTGCTGTAAGATATTCTGTGAAGTTTGCTAATTTACCGAATCTCCTAAAGAGGATTCTTTTTTTGTTAAGTTGCCCAGTCTTTGAAATAGCATTAGGAAATGGTATAAAACATGATGAAGGAAGAGCAATAAATCAGTTGTGTTATCCAAGACATCTAACAACATGGCTAAGACCTATCTTAAGATCACATAGTATCCTTGAGAGATGCAGCAGCCATACTTAATTTATTTCCTAGAGTAAGAGTTCTAATATTAAACTCCATTTTTATTTGAATGGCACATTGCTGAAATCAGTTAAATCTTACAAATCAACATTTTCCAGCCTGACCATTGTATTCATTAATAAGATTTCTGACCAACAAGCACTCAGTAGTCTGAAGAGTGCAGATCCCAGTGGATGTTTATACATGCACTGCAGTCTTTCAAATGAAGATAAGCATGCAAGCATTTGCATAGTTATAACTCAAGGTGCTTCATAAACACTAGATCAGTGTTTAACACAAACAGACAACACAAAACAGACATatcttttatttcagtaaagAAAGGGAAGCAAGGAAACAACTACACTTGTCCTGTCCCCAGTTTGGGTTGAAGTAAGCTGTCACTTCCTGCATATCTGTTATTCCCTTTGTGAATAATTTGTAAATTGTATATGTAAATGTTAAACATGACTTTTGATCTTTGTAATAAAGGACCTAAAcaatttcttctctgctgtggCCATCCAAGTGAGCTGAAAACACTGTGTAAAAAAGGCAGTGGTTTTAGAGAATCAGACAGTAGAGTGTATGTAGCCCGTGCTTTCTGAGACTGCAGTCCAAAGTACCTTCTGTTCTTCACCCAAAGCTAGTGTTCTAGGAAACACAGATCCAGTGTGCTAAAATGTAGATGGTTAATGTGATAACACTCAGAAGAGCTTATTAATATGCAGTTAGTTCCAGTAATATAGTGTGAAAAGTAAAGATTTAGGACAGAATTGAATtagcaaagaaatattttcttccactgAATTATTAATCAAAAGGCTTTACTAGTTTTCTAGCTTTACTAGATTTCTGCAGCCAGAAGAACTGACAGTGGCACTGATGTAATACAGATGTGGAATGGTGAGCTAACCAGTTGCATTTACACTCTAAGGCAACATTATATGGGCAAATtttactgaaatgaaaatcTAGAAATAATCTTCTCCATTAGCTTCTTTCCTAGACTTTTCCTAGCAAGAattcttcaaaacaaaaaaacgaCCAAATTGAAATCTGCATTTCAGGCAGAAGTACTACTGCCAGCATTTTAGCAGAAGTTTCCAGATAACATGCTTTAATGATTCTAGACTTCCAGCTGTGAATCAGTTCTGTCTCTACATTGCTAGAAAAGTGATTTTATTCTTCAATGATTTGCAtactttggtttattttgtttctacGCATGAACACATATGTACACTGGCACACTGGCAGGAAATACATGTGACACATAAATTCACAGACTTCTGTCCTAGTAAAAAACGTGTAAGACCCACAGTGTCCTAACTCtccagcatttaaaaaatgctgtaatGAAAAAATCCAGCTGATCCTGGCACAGGAGGATTGTTACTCTCAGCCAGCTGGAAGTATACCCTTCCTAAGGCAAATTCTCATATTAATGCCAAATAGGGCATCTTTTCACTTACAACCTAGCATGTCCTGTAGCAATTCAGTTGAGAGGATGCTCAAGAGAAAGGCTGCAGATGGAGTGAATTGCTTTTAAAAGGAAGGAGAGAACAGCAAGAGCAACTTTTGTACACGTCCCATATCCTAAGACTGAACATTGCTGCCCAGGATCGCAGCACCCCTTTCACAGACAGCAGCAGGGATAGAAAGAATGAGAACTGGCTAATCACTTCTCTGGGAAAGGTGTAAATGGCATTTATCAGCTCTTATATCCTTCTCCCCTGGGTGAGGTTTAAGCATACAGAAATGTGATTTGCATTATTCTTAAATAGAAGATTTTTCTTGTGATGTTGTTGAGCATCCATACCACCAGTTCTGATACTCCACGCATGTAAAGCAAAATAGTCCCATCAACCTCCTCTTGCTCATCAAGTGCTTTGCTAACAAAGTAAACATTTGCTCCTAGTAAAGGAGACCCAAGACTTCAGCCATTCCCTGAAAGTAATGTTTTGAATTTCTTTCATCCAGGACAACTCTGTTGAATATTCATAGAATTTGAGTCCCTACAAAACTGTTACTGTGACCGTTTGATGCATTATTCAATCAGCAGCATTTAAATCTCCAGACAAGTTTGTTCTTTACACAGCTTTTTCTAAttcatatttccatttttatacAGAACTCCATAATTCAGGAAACAGTACACTAGGATTTAATATTTATGTCAGAAAATGCTGACAATGTGTCAATCCAGCTGAAACCACAAAGCACTCATAGATGAAGGTTTTATAAATAAGAGACTTCAAGACTTTTGTCATGAAGTGTCCAGCTGTCATCTtcataagaaaaatgaaatgaacATTCCAAATCTTTGTGTCACTTTTTCATCTATGTTTAGAGGTAGCAGATAGCTCTTTGATACTGCTGAGTAACAGGATTCAAAAGCAAGTTATTAGTCATGACTGTTACAGTTGTGATCCTGCATAGGGCTTTGTATTAGATCATTAAATTTTGCACAATGCTTTGTGTTTAGTGCAGCTACTACAGACTTTGTTATCTCCCACCATCTGACTGTatatgaaacagaaataattcacCTCAAGTCTCAATGCTCCACTTTCACATGGTAAAGAGATTTTACTGGCTTcagctgaagctctgtccatTGGTTTGCAAATGCAGTGACCCTTAGTGATTCCAGACTAGCAAAGAAGCAGAAGACCTCATTCTTATAATTCTTTGTATAAAAGATGTGAACAGAATTCCTGTACAATAAAGGTGTAAGTTTTGTAATACAAGGCTTTTGCATGCCAGGAGAGGTTCTTTTTCACTTGGTTAAGAGCACTGCCCTCACTTGCTATGTAAAATTTTAATGTGTGTGCTGTGTATTCCATTCTTCTAAAGCCTCATGCAAAGCTTTGATTAAATAAGGACATGGCACGTTGTAGATGCTAACCTCTTTCTGAGATCTGAAACAAATGCTATGACTTTCAAAATTCAAAGCAGTGAGCATTGCCTTAGGAGCTACCTCAGACCTGAAGCACAAAGCAGCAGTATAATGAGTCTTTCAACATTCATGTTTCCCTTAGCTCTCCACAGCTCACAAGCAATGACTGGCAAAGTCCCCTTTAGTGTAGCTGATCCAGACCTTTGGCCAGGAGAGACACCCACTCCTGCCCATAGGCCTTCCCTGCTGTGTGCTTGGCAGCTGTCACCAGAATTCCTTGGACtgcttccttttccccctctccctgaTACCAGGATTTAAGGCTTCAAATCCCTATGAGCCTCGGCTTTCAGCATTAGGAAGACAAGGCGGCATCAAGCTAGGAAGAGACAAACCAGTTCTCTCTGCATTGCTTCTCTGTGTCTGCTGTAAGGTTTTGTGAGTTATCCCACTGCATTCATTGGAGTTTGTTACCTTTTGACTCACAGTGAATTGCACTGTGAGCACATAGACAAACAGATCTCCTTTGAGACATGGCTTAAAAGCAATGACAGAAAGCCTCTCCATCAATTTTTATGCTAAAAAATACTaacttttaagaaataattcATGGCAGCACATCTGCATTGACCAGGTGTAAGGCTCTGATATTCTGTATGTCCTCACTCAGATAAACTTGAGTCTTGATGCTGCAATCCATGTACAAGTGCCTTGCACACTCTCTGTAACACCTTTGTTTCCCTCCCCCAGAGAGCAGGCACTCCTACTTCCTTTATTCCAATAGTAAGGAACAGCCTGGTGTCCCATCTAGGATCTGCAGCCTTTGAACAATCCCGGGAGAAGAAATTACAAACTATTAGTGCATGATGGTGAAGGCAAGAACTACACAACTGCTGGTGCTTAACTGGACCTTCTGCTCATGCTCAGCATAGTAAAGCCAAGGCTGGGAGCCTGCTGTTACAGGAGTGACTGTGACAACACTGTCAGTAACATCCACATGAAACTACAGAATATGTGCTACAGGGACCAAATGTTCTCAGAAGTTTGAACTGAATCTTTATGAGTTTAATGTGAACCCCGGAGGGTCTGCAAACAAGTGGCAGTAGTGCAATATCACAACATACACGCTTTTCTGACTGTGATGGATGGTATTCTCCTGCTCACTAAGTTGCTATGCCAACAGATTCACCACAGGCACTTCCACATTTCAGACTTACTGGAGAGAACAAGCTGTGGCCAATTCTGTGCATAGAATATATAGTCTGAGTTAGTGccttttttaatttgttgtttgttggaggtttttttaattaactgtgTAATATTCACTTCTGAGACATCTCTGTCTAAATACTATGCTACAGGTAAGCTGAGCAAATGTAGGAAACACCAGGGTATGAAAATACAACTGCAGTCATCCCTGTTCTGTATGGAAACTATATGACTACCCTGCAAAGatttaaaaagcattaaaacaaacaaacaaaaaaagtatcATGCATCTACTCTGTTCAAGTCTGGCAGCATTATGTGTATCAGGACAAGGTATTAGCCAGATATAAATGTGCTGGTCACACAATGAATTAAATTTACAATGTTTACACTGAACTTGGCTAACCTTAAGGGAGGTAGGAGGTAGATGGTTAAGAAAACAAAAGTCCCAAATGCACTGCTGGTACAAAGTTCCACCAAAACATAAGGAGTAAACATGAGAGGCAAATTTGCCCTAATATGCTAAAATGTGAATGAACTTCCCTTGCTTAAAACAGAACTGTAAGAATTTAGACGTAACCATTTTAATACGGATTAAGTATAACTTAAAGAAGTTGAggaaacacttccagggaggTTGTTTGTTATAAATACAGTGAAAAGATTTCCTCTACTGATCATTTAccctattttaaaaaacatatttctttttctcctggaaGCAAGAACTAACACTTTGCACCTGGAAACAGGTACAGAATCAGTTGTACAATAAACTTACAGAGCTGAAAATTTTCTTGAAGGgttggtatttttttattttaataaaagcagCTATCAATTTTGACTTCTTTCTGCTACAGCCCTGCaattccagcagcagccctcaAACACAAATACATAAACAAAGAAGGAACGCTGCCATATACTTAGCTCCAGAACTGAGAGATTATCCAAACAGCACAAGAAAGGGAGATTATTTGCCAGCTTGTAGTCTGCCCATAGCCTTTATTCTTGGAGAACCATGACTAGGACAGCTAAGTACACAATTTTTTCCTTATACTCCATTCTACAAATCCATGAGGAACCATGCCTTAATCAGAGACACCAGCTTCTGTCCAGGTATCTAAAGGGAAAACATTGGAGAGGCATGGGCTTGGAGTCATGGTACAAGAAAGAGACAGGAGAATCTCAGAGTGTGCTTTTGACCCACAGGCACTGGGGGAAACAGTCACTAGGAGTCTCCATATGAAAATATAACACTAGCAGAGAACtcccaaaaaaatctcttttcagtCACCTTTAATACTTCTCCTCAGTTCTGCTAGAAAGACTGTTCCTAACCTCAAAAATCTCCTACTGAACTCCCCATGGTTTTTATTGGTAAGTAGCTTTAAGCTTCTGGCTCACTAAGCTCAGTAGCAGTAACTTTCCACAGATTTCATACTAATCTCAAACTGCTCAGGTTTCACATCCTGTCATTGCTTATCTACATCCCCTCTCTCTCATCTTTCATCCATaatggagagaaagaaaagcctttctcttctctcagcATTTGCTGTTCAATCTATCACTCATTTTCCTTGAAGGCTCTGGAGGAAGTGGCAATTTCCAAAATATAAGGCCCTTAGTCATTGaggaatttttaattaataatccAAGAGGGTGGGAGAAGCAGCACTATATTCCCTAGTATGGAACGAGCAAGGAAGCCCTTATACCTCCAACACAGAGGGCATAGCAACTGAGTACATCAGTACCCTGTGGAGCAGCACTCCTCAAAACATTAGAGGAAGTACTCCAAGTAGaagctggcacagctcagccaaGCTAAGCATGCTGCTCATGTTGCTGAACAACATTCAAGCTAGTTTTATACTACTTAACAAAGAATTTCaattgaggagaaaaaagagtGGAATCAGTTTTAGCCCACCTCCTTCTTGCCTCCTGGGCTTTTATTAAAATCTcatagaaatgaaaaattaaatgagaCAATGGTCTTTAGGGTGCAGTGGAAAAAGTAGGCTGACTGTCAAATCTCAGACCAGCTCTGAGTTACCTGTTGTTTAGCCCCTTTAATACAGAATTCCTGGAAGGAGGACAAGGCTTTGATGCAATCTGCAATGGTGATACAAACCAGTGCTTTAAATTACTTCAAAAACACCAGAACATGTCTCTGAAATTGTTTCAACCATAGTCTACAAGTTTTCAAACAAAACTTCATTTAAAGTGAGCAGGTACAAATTATTAGTCATTCCAGTCAAGAGTAAATGTCCAGCTCTGGTAAGTTTTCTCCTCTgtatttttatcattatttcaaTCCCCACAGctccaataaaaaaaaattaactgctgAGGATTCAGAGATTTAAAGCCATTTCTTCCAGGTCACAGCTGCTTTGCAGAAATTACTGCCATGTGAATACTAAAAAcaataaaacttttattttacttttgttcTCTTAGTGTGTCATGGTGAACCATGGGACTTATAGAGACTAATTTCCTGTCCATTTCCT is a window encoding:
- the CNRIP1 gene encoding CB1 cannabinoid receptor-interacting protein 1; the protein is MEWRRGGRRGGKGINRPDATPRLMGGKINNQVSHPLLLGRAGLAGIRQPLLFLLPPPLPLPRSRPAAFPRRGRDARRARRPLRPQAMGDIPGLVKISVSLKIQPNDGAVYFKVDGQRFGQNRTIKLLTGAKYKIEVSLRPGTVQATTMGIGGVNVPLEEKSRDAQVASYTGIYDTEGVPHTKSGERQPIQVNMQFNDIGVFETVWQVKFYNYHKRDHCQWGNSFGSIEYECKPNETRSLMWINKETFH